The Medicago truncatula cultivar Jemalong A17 chromosome 4, MtrunA17r5.0-ANR, whole genome shotgun sequence genome includes a region encoding these proteins:
- the LOC11444998 gene encoding ABC transporter B family member 11, producing the protein MATDIRLEGDFVSVQPVEDHDSNQDSEKSKDKDVTTKTVPLYKLFSFADPSDRLLMLMGTLGAIGNGLSIPLMILIFGTMINAFGDSTNSKVVDEVSEVSLKFVYLAAGTFVASFLQLTCWMITGERQSARIRGLYLKTILRQDVSFFDKETNTGEVVGRMSGDTVLIKDAMGEKVGQFIQFMSTFIGGFVIAFTKGWLLTVVMLSSIPLLILSGSMTSMVIAKASSTGQAAYSKSAGVVEQTIGSIRTVASFTGEKQATANYNRSLIKVYKTAVQEALASGVGFGTLFFVFICSYGLAVWFGGKMIIEKGYTGGDVMTVIFAVLIGSTCLGQTSPSLSAFAAGQAAAFKMFETINRKPEIDAYDTSGKKLDDIRGDIELRDVCFSYPTRPDELIFNGFSLSLPSGTTAALVGQSGSGKSTVVSLIERFYDPTDGEVLIDGINLKEFQLKWIRQKIGLVSQEPVLFTCSIKENIAYGKDCATDEEIRVAAELANAAKFIDKLPQGLDTMVGEHGTQLSGGQKQRVAIARAILKDPRILLLDEATSALDAESERIVQEALNRIMINRTTIVVAHRLSTIRNVDTIAVIHQGKIVERGSHAELTNDPNGAYSQLIRLQEMKRSEQNDANDKNKPNSIVHSGRQSSQRSFSLRSISQGSAGNSGRHSFSASYVAPTTDGFLETEDGGPQASPSKNSSPPEVPLYRLAYFNKPEIPVLLMGTITAVLHGAIMPVIGLLVSKMISTFYKPADELRHDSKVWAIVFVAVAVASLLIIPCRFYFFGVAGGKLIQRIRKLCFEKVVHMEVSWFDDVEHSSGALGARLSTDAASVRALVGDALGLLVQNIATIIVGMVIAFQASWQLAFIVLALAPLLGLNGYVQVKVLKGFSADAKKLYEEASQVANDAVGSIRTVSSFCAEEKVMELYKQKCEGPIKKGVRRGIISGLGFGSSFFMLYAVDACVFYAGARLVEDGKSTFSDVFLVFFALSMAAMGVSQSGTLVPDSTNAKSAAASIFAILDQKSQIDSSDESGMTLEEVKGDIEFNHVSFKYPTRLDVQIFNDLCLNIRSGKTVALVGESGSGKSTVISLLQRFYDPDSGHITLDGIEIQRMQVKWLRQQMGLVSQEPILFNDTVRANIAYGKGGDATEAEIVAAAELANAHQFIGSLQKGYDTIVGERGIQLSGGQKQRVAIARAIVKNPKILLLDEATSALDAESEKVVQDALDRVMVERTTIIVAHRLSTIKGADLIAVVKNGVIAEKGKHEALLHKGGDYASLVALHTSDSTS; encoded by the exons ATGGCAACGGATATCAGGTTGGAAGGCGATTTTGTGAGTGTTCAACCAGTTGAAGATCATGACAGCAATCAAGATTCAGAGAAGAGCAAGGACAAAGATGTAACCACCAAAACAGTACCCTTATACAAGCTTTTCTCATTTGCTGATCCTTCGGATCGTTTATTGATGCTTATGGGGACTTTGGGTGCTATTGGGAATGGACTCTCTATACccttgatgattttaatatttggaACTATGATCAATGCATTTGGAGATTCCACAAACTCAAAAGTTGTTGATGAAGTCTCTGAG GTGTCTCTGAAATTTGTATACTTGGCTGCGGGTACCTTTGTTGCGTCATTTTTGC AATTAACTTGCTGGATGATCACCGGGGAGAGACAGAGTGCAAGAATTAGAGGGTTATATCTTAAAACAATTTTGAGGCAAGATGTGAGTTTCTTTGATAAGGAAACTAATACGGGAGAGGTTGTTGGAAGAATGTCAGGTGATACTGTTCTTATTAAGGATGCCATGGGTGAGAAG GTGGGACAGTTCATACAGTTTATGTCAACTTTCATAGGAGGTTTTGTCATAGCATTCACAAAAGGATGGCTTCTAACTGTTGTCATGCTATCTAGTATACCACTTCTTATCTTGTCTGGTTCTATGACGAGTATGGTTATTGCAAAAGCATCATCAACTGGACAAGCAGCTTATTCTAAATCAGCAGGTGTAGTAGAGCAGACAATAGGTTCCATTCGAACT GTTGCATCGTTCACCGGGGAGAAACAAGCTACAGCTAATTATAATCGATCCTTAATCAAAGTCTACAAGACTGCAGTGCAAGAGGCACTGGCATCTGGTGTTGGGTTTGGTacactcttttttgtttttatctgcAGTTATGGTTTGGCTGTATGGTTTGGTGGGAAAATGATAATTGAGAAAGGATACACAGGAGGGGACGTTATGACTGTAATTTTTGCTGTATTGATTGGTTCAAC GTGTCTTGGGCAGACATCTCCAAGCCTAAGTGCTTTTGCTGCAGGACAAGCTGCAGCCTTTAAGATGTTCGAAACGATTAATAGGAAGCCGGAAATTGATGCCTATGACACTAGTGGGAAAAAACTTGATGACATTCGTGGAGACATAGAGCTCAGGGATGTTTGCTTTAGTTATCCTACAAGACCAGATGAACTGATATTCAATGGATTTTCTCTTTCATTACCAAGCGGCACTACTGCAGCTTTGGTAGGGCAAAGTGGAAGTGGGAAATCCACAGTTGTTAGTTTGATAGAGAGATTCTATGATCCAACAGATGGTGAAGTTCTCATTGACGGTATCAACCTCAAAGAATTTCAACTAAAATGGATCAGACAGAAAATAGGCCTAGTCAGCCAGGAACCCGTTCTCTTTACTTGTAGCATTAAGGAGAATATTGCATATGGCAAGGACTGTGCAACTGATGAAGAAATCAGAGTTGCAGCAGAACTTGCTAATGCTGCTAAATTTATAGATAAACTTCCTCAG GGACTAGACACAATGGTTGGTGAGCATGGAACGCAGCTCTCTGGAGGTCAAAAGCAGAGAGTTGCAATTGCAAGAGCAATTTTGAAAGATCCAAGAATCCTACTTCTTGATGAAGCTACAAGTGCCCTTGATGCAGAATCTGAGAGAATTGTACAAGAGGCATTGAACAGAATAATGATAAACCGGACGACTATCGTTGTAGCACACCGCTTGAGCACTATAAGAAATGTTGATACAATTGCTGTCATTCATCAAGGAAAAATAGTTGAAAGAG GTTCACATGCTGAGCTCACCAATGATCCCAATGGAGCCTATAGTCAGCTTATTAGACTGCAAGAAATGAAGAGGTCAGAGCAAAATGATGCAAATGACAAAAACAAGCCAAACAGTATAGTGCATTCTGGAAGACAATCGAGTCAGAGATCTTTTTCCTTAAGATCAATAAGCCAAGGGTCAGCTGGAAACAGCGGTCGTCACTCTTTCTCAGCATCTTATGTTGCACCCACAACAGATGGATTCTTAGAAACTGAAGATGGGGGACCTCAAGCGTCTCCTTCAAAAAATTCTTCACCACCAGAAGTGCCACTTTATCGCCTGGCATATTTTAACAAGCCTGAGATTCCAGTCTTATTGATGGGGACTATAACTGCAGTGCTGCATGGAGCAATAATGCCCGTTATTGGGCTCTTAGTTTCTAAAATGATAAGTACTTTCTACAAACCAGCTGATGAACTTCGTCATGATTCAAAAGTTTGGGCAATAGTGTTTGTAGCGGTTGCTGTGGCATCATTACTCATTATTCCATGTAGATTCTACTTTTTTGGCGTTGCTGGAGGTAAGTTGATCCAAAGGATCCGAAAATTGTGTTTTGAGAAAGTAGTTCACATGGAAGTAAGTTGGTTTGACGATGTTGAGCATTCAAGCGGAGCACTTGGAGCAAGGCTCTCCACTGATGCAGCATCAGTTAGAGCTCTAGTTGGGGATGCCCTTGGTTTGCTGGTTCAAAATATTGCTACAATAATAGTTGGCATGGTAATTGCTTTTCAAGCGAGCTGGCAACTTGCTTTTATAGTCCTTGCTTTGGCGCCTCTATTAGGCCTAAATGGATATGTGCAAGTAAAGGTCTTGAAAGGATTCAGCGCAGATGCAAAG AAATTGTACGAGGAAGCAAGTCAAGTGGCAAATGATGCTGTAGGGAGTATAAGAACTGTTTCCTCTTTTTGTGCTGAGGAGAAGGTGATGGAattatataagcaaaaatgcGAGGGGCCAATTAAGAAAGGCGTAAGGCGAGGGATAATAAGTGGATTAGGTTTTGGATCATCATTCTTCATGTTGTATGCAGTTGATGCCTGCGTTTTTTATGCTGGAGCTCGACTTGTAGAGGATGGCAAATCTACATTCTCAGATGTTTTCCTT GTCTTTTTTGCTCTTAGCATGGCAGCTATGGGAGTCTCCCAATCTGGGACCTTGGTCCCTGATTCAACTAATGCAAAAAGTGCTGCTGCTTCCATATTTGCTATTCTTGATCAGAAGTCACAAATAGACTCTAGTGATGAATCTGGCATGACACTGGAAGAAGTCAAGGGAGATATTGAGTTTAACCATGTTAGTTTCAAGTATCCTACTAGACTTGATGTTCAAATATTCAATGATCTTTGCTTGAACATTCGCAGTGGAAAG ACAGTTGCACTCGTAGGAGAAAGTGGAAGTGGAAAATCAACAGTGATCTCGTTACTACAAAGATTCTATGACCCTGACTCAGGGCACATTACTCTTGATGGAATAGAAATTCAAAGGATGCAAGTGAAATGGCTAAGACAACAGATGGGACTGGTAAGCCAAGAGCCTATTCTTTTCAATGACACGGTTCGGGCGAATATTGCATACGGAAAAGGAGGAGATGCAACAGAGGCAGAAATTGTAGCTGCGGCAGAACTAGCAAATGCTCACCAGTTCATTGGTAGTTTGCAGAAG GGCTATGACACGATAGTAGGTGAGAGAGGAATTCAATTATCTGGGGGACAGAAGCAGCGTGTGGCAATTGCGAGAGCTATAGTGAAGAATCCAAAAATACTATTACTAGATGAAGCAACTAGTGCACTTGATGCTGAGTCTGAAAAAGTGGTACAAGATGCACTTGACCGTGTAATGGTGGAGCGAACGACAATAATAGTGGCGCATAGGTTATCGACTATCAAAGGTGCAGATTTAATAGCAGTAGTTAAGAATGGTGTGATAGCAGAGAAAGGAAAACATGAAGCATTGCTCCATAAGGGTGGTGACTATGCTTCTTTAGTAGCATTACATACAAGTGATTCTACATCTTAG